The Eubalaena glacialis isolate mEubGla1 chromosome 5, mEubGla1.1.hap2.+ XY, whole genome shotgun sequence genomic sequence attgaaggaaggagaaaaattttcaaacagcAGCTGGCACTTTCTTCAAAATCTGAATCACTTGTGCAAATACATCATTAAATACTCACATGATATTTGCAAAGTAGagataagagaaaaaaaccttctaaGTATCAGGGTCCTTCATCTGTTATCCCTCTTCCATCTTCTGGATCCATTACTTTACATTCCAACTAAAACTGTGATTCTAGTTAACTACAGTTGAAAGCTTATCAATTAAGTCATCAATAGTGTAAACCAGAAGTTGAATGTCCGCTTTTTCCTTCATTCGATGATCACTATTCTTTCGGAGGATGACATCTACATCTGTGCTGACTACTCGGTCAGCAACCTGCATGGACGTATGCCATGGTACAATGTCATCCTTCATGCCATGGAGCAATCTTATAGGGCAGTTCACAGGAATAGGACTATGTAACAAGCAGTGGTGCTCTGCTTCTTTAATGACACTGTACTGAATGCGATAAACTCCTTCTTCACTGTATTTTGATGGCATGGACCACACACCTTTcatctctatttccttttttgcctCAACAGGAAGCTGATTAAACTGTGTCACTAGGCCATCCACAGCTGCCGCTACGCCAATAAGAGCAACAACCTTTTGTGGCCGTGCGATTGCAGCATGAAGCATAAGCCATCCACCGAGGCTAGATCCAACTAGTATCTGTGGTCCTTCAGCTAAGTCATCAATTATAGAAAGaacatcttttctccattttcccacTGTGCATTCTTCTAAGTTACCGTCTGAATTTCCAACTCCTGAGTAATCAAACCTTATATAGGCGTGACCTAGAGATTTGCAAAACTCCTCAATCGCCAATGCTTTTGTACCATTCATATTAGAAATATAGCCAGGGATGAAGATAATTCCTGGACTTTTGCCTTTTAGCCTCTTATAAGCCAGGTTTGGAAGGTCTGGTCGACTAAGGTAAGAGATTGAGGTCTTTTGTCTGCAAGCTGGGAGCCACCGTGGCGCCCGCTCGGCCTTCGGTGCAAGTAACGTGCTGAGCCCACGGTGGAAGCCGAAG encodes the following:
- the LOC133091853 gene encoding palmitoyl-protein thioesterase ABHD10, mitochondrial, giving the protein MEDKLREGKMVRVGLGAWVPCRRLGRMAVSFGFHRGLSTLLAPKAERAPRWLPACRQKTSISYLSRPDLPNLAYKRLKGKSPGIIFIPGYISNMNGTKALAIEEFCKSLGHAYIRFDYSGVGNSDGNLEECTVGKWRKDVLSIIDDLAEGPQILVGSSLGGWLMLHAAIARPQKVVALIGVAAAVDGLVTQFNQLPVEAKKEIEMKGVWSMPSKYSEEGVYRIQYSVIKEAEHHCLLHSPIPVNCPIRLLHGMKDDIVPWHTSMQVADRVVSTDVDVILRKNSDHRMKEKADIQLLVYTIDDLIDKLSTVVN